TCCCTCTTGATTTTCCAGTCTGGAAGGAGCATATTACCACCGCAAGGTTTATTATTTCAAGAGTTTTTAAACGGTTCCGAGGGCCCGTGGCCTAGCCTGGAGAGGGCGTCGGCCTTCGGAGCCGAAGGTCCCGGGTTCAAATCCCGGCGGGCCCGCCATTCAATGAACTCAATCTCTTTGCTTCATTCTATCTTGAGCCTGTTATTGTGAGATTAAGAGGGCTAACGTCATTTAAGTTCCAAAAGAGCTAAAACGTGTAGTGCCACTGAACCCCATGACCATCAATGTGAGGTGAAATCTAATGATAATAGCCTTTGACTTCGATGGAACACTCGTTGACAGCTATACATGCATAGAGGAGGCATTCTACAATGCCTTAAAGAGAACTTATCCCTGGCTCCCTGGAAAGAGAGTTATTGCAAAGTTCTTAACGAAGTTGGAGCTCCAATTTGAGAGGCCAAAGTTTGGCAAGGCAAAGAGAAAGATAAAACCTCCAATTAGAATTTTCCAGGGAAGATTTGCCAGGACATGGTTCGAAGAGAGGGCAAGATTAACAAGGCCCTTGGATGGAGCTAGGGAAGTCTTGGAGGAGTTAAAGGATAGGGGTCACGTTGTAATATCGTTTTCAGCAGAAGACTTCATCCCTGGGATAAAGGAGTATAGGCTGAAGAAGAGCGGACTCTATGACCTCTTTGACGATGTAATAATTTTTGGACGTGGATTGTCGATTAAAGAAGCCTTTCAAATTGTGAGGAAGAAGTACGGAAATGAAACTTTCGTGTGGGTCGATGATAAGCCTTGGAGGTTCATAGGTAATGGAGATGAAAGAACTGAATACGTCTGGATGTACTTTCCCTACACGGCAAGGTTCGTCACCAGAGATATCCTTGACAAGATTCGTCATCTTCACGTGATATATGACCTTTGGAGCCTTCTTACCGTCGTTGAGAGGTTGAGCGTTTGATAACAAATTTTAGGAAAGGTATATATTCCCATACCTCTTAATTCTTAGCCGGGGATAGTCATGGCAAAGCACTACATCCCCAATTCTGCACACAAGGAAGAAATGCTAAAGGAGATTGGCATTAGTTCAATAGACGAACTATTTGCTGATGTTCCAAAGGAAGTGATGAGGGAATTCAATTTACCAGAGGGCAAAAGTGAGTATGAGGTTTTCCTTGAGATGAACAAGATTCTCGAAAAGAACAAGACGGTTCTTGAGATGCCCACATTCCTTGGAGCTGGTACCTACTTCCATTACATACCAGCCCACGTGAAGTATCTGATAGAGAGAAGTGAGTTCTTGACTGCTTACACCCCCTATCAGCCTGAGATAAGCCAGGGAATGCTCCAGGCTCTCTTCGAATACCAAAGCTTAATTGCTGAGCTAGTTGGCCTTCCAGTTGTCAATTCGTCAATG
The window above is part of the Pyrococcus sp. NA2 genome. Proteins encoded here:
- a CDS encoding HAD-IA family hydrolase → MIIAFDFDGTLVDSYTCIEEAFYNALKRTYPWLPGKRVIAKFLTKLELQFERPKFGKAKRKIKPPIRIFQGRFARTWFEERARLTRPLDGAREVLEELKDRGHVVISFSAEDFIPGIKEYRLKKSGLYDLFDDVIIFGRGLSIKEAFQIVRKKYGNETFVWVDDKPWRFIGNGDERTEYVWMYFPYTARFVTRDILDKIRHLHVIYDLWSLLTVVERLSV